From a single Aminobacterium mobile DSM 12262 genomic region:
- a CDS encoding FGGY-family carbohydrate kinase, translating into MGYLIGLDIGTSGTKAILLSEKGQIVASSHAEYGVDQPKPLWAQQDGEIWLDATCKVLRDLLFVGRVPLADIVGMAISGLYGGSGIPVDSQMNPLAPCLIWMDRRASRQVEWVKEHVHLERLYEITGNTVDSYYGFTKMMWVRDNWSDVWQKTAVFLPPNAWVIYKLTGEVAIDYSSAGNIGGIFDLGKRGWSDEMCSILGVPVSKQPERLVASSDIVGKLSPEGAALTGLLAGTPVVAGGIDAAVATLSAGAFEEGNHVAMVGTSMCWGFITEKANLTDRLISYPHVLDPLKKNYTFGGAATAGAVIQWFRNNFGTLELETQNRLGVSAYSLLELQSQDVPAGSDGLVFLPYMMGERSPIWDSSARGTLMGLSLYHGKGHIYRACMEGVAYALRHNMESILGTSVKLDPEMVLVGGAAKSSLWTSIFADVSGYPVKVLQEDVEAPLGDALLAGLGTGVFDRPEILKEWLHFKEPVYPVTEHTEVYNELYSEYKAVYLGLRDSMKRLYSEGREE; encoded by the coding sequence ATGGGGTATTTAATAGGTCTTGATATAGGGACGTCAGGGACGAAAGCCATTCTTCTAAGCGAAAAGGGGCAAATAGTGGCTTCCAGTCATGCCGAGTATGGAGTGGACCAACCGAAGCCTTTATGGGCGCAGCAGGACGGGGAAATTTGGCTTGATGCCACATGTAAAGTTCTTCGTGATCTTCTCTTTGTAGGAAGGGTTCCTCTTGCAGACATTGTAGGTATGGCTATTAGTGGGCTTTATGGTGGTTCCGGTATCCCTGTCGATAGTCAAATGAATCCTCTGGCGCCTTGCCTTATTTGGATGGACCGACGCGCCTCTCGTCAGGTGGAATGGGTTAAAGAACACGTACATTTGGAGCGTCTCTACGAGATCACGGGCAATACAGTGGATTCCTATTACGGTTTTACTAAGATGATGTGGGTACGTGACAATTGGTCAGATGTATGGCAAAAAACGGCTGTTTTTTTGCCTCCCAACGCTTGGGTTATATATAAACTCACTGGGGAAGTAGCTATCGATTATTCATCAGCTGGAAATATCGGTGGTATTTTCGACCTCGGGAAAAGAGGTTGGTCTGACGAAATGTGTTCTATCTTAGGGGTTCCTGTATCCAAGCAGCCTGAACGTTTAGTAGCTTCGTCAGATATAGTGGGAAAGCTCTCTCCAGAAGGAGCTGCTCTTACGGGGCTTCTTGCTGGGACTCCTGTTGTAGCTGGTGGCATAGATGCAGCGGTAGCTACGTTAAGCGCGGGAGCTTTTGAGGAAGGTAATCATGTAGCCATGGTAGGAACATCTATGTGCTGGGGGTTTATTACCGAAAAGGCGAATCTCACCGACCGATTGATCAGTTATCCTCACGTTTTGGATCCTCTTAAAAAGAATTACACTTTTGGAGGAGCTGCTACAGCTGGTGCAGTTATTCAGTGGTTCAGAAATAATTTTGGAACTCTTGAATTGGAGACCCAGAATCGTCTCGGAGTCAGTGCATATTCTTTGCTGGAACTTCAAAGTCAGGATGTCCCTGCTGGTTCAGATGGCCTCGTATTTCTTCCGTATATGATGGGCGAGCGTTCCCCTATTTGGGATAGCAGTGCCCGTGGAACGTTGATGGGGTTGAGCCTTTATCACGGCAAAGGTCACATATATCGAGCCTGTATGGAAGGGGTTGCTTATGCCCTTCGTCATAATATGGAGAGCATCTTAGGAACGTCTGTGAAGCTTGATCCAGAAATGGTTCTTGTAGGCGGCGCGGCGAAATCCTCCCTTTGGACATCTATTTTTGCCGATGTAAGTGGTTATCCAGTGAAAGTCCTTCAAGAAGATGTAGAAGCTCCTCTTGGAGATGCCCTATTGGCAGGTCTTGGTACGGGTGTTTTTGACAGGCCAGAAATCTTGAAGGAGTGGCTACATTTTAAAGAGCCCGTCTATCCAGTAACTGAACATACGGAAGTTTATAATGAGCTGTACTCTGAATATAAGGCAGTTTATCTGGGGTTGCGAGATTCCATGAAGCGCCTTTATAGTGAAGGTAGAGAAGAATAA
- a CDS encoding ABC transporter permease: protein MWKRDPLLRNLLLLLIVLVSGFSLVLHGQFFSMANLQSMAFQLPELGILAIAMMITMVSGGINLSIIATANVAGISAAYILTSMLHEGISASGMVFVILLAFSAALFVSFIVGAINGFVVSYIGVSAILATLGTMTVVEGLSVLITKGSVISGFPAPILFIGNGTIAGIPVPLFIFAFCAIVVSIFLEKTPFGVGVYMIGSNIKATDFSGIEVKKVLVKVYILSGILCGIAALIMISRFNSARAGYGSSYLLVTVLASVLGGINPDGGFGKVAGLVIALVVLQVISSGLNLLGMSAHLAIALWGGILIFVISLSVLKDKFSKPQAKA from the coding sequence ATGTGGAAGCGTGATCCTTTACTTCGTAATTTACTTTTGCTTCTCATCGTGCTGGTAAGTGGCTTTTCTCTAGTTCTTCATGGCCAATTTTTTAGTATGGCAAATCTTCAGTCTATGGCCTTTCAGCTCCCGGAATTAGGCATTCTTGCTATAGCCATGATGATAACTATGGTGAGTGGCGGTATTAACTTATCTATTATTGCTACGGCGAATGTAGCGGGAATATCGGCAGCGTATATACTCACCTCTATGCTCCATGAAGGTATATCTGCCAGTGGTATGGTCTTCGTTATTTTGCTTGCTTTTAGTGCGGCTCTTTTCGTGTCCTTTATAGTAGGAGCTATTAATGGATTTGTTGTCTCTTATATAGGGGTATCTGCTATTTTGGCCACATTAGGGACCATGACTGTCGTAGAGGGACTAAGCGTTTTGATCACCAAAGGATCTGTTATTTCTGGGTTCCCCGCTCCGATTCTTTTCATTGGAAATGGAACTATCGCAGGTATTCCTGTTCCTCTTTTTATCTTTGCCTTTTGTGCGATAGTCGTGTCTATATTTCTCGAGAAAACACCTTTTGGCGTGGGTGTGTATATGATAGGTTCAAATATTAAAGCTACAGATTTTTCTGGAATAGAAGTAAAAAAAGTCCTTGTAAAGGTTTATATCCTTTCAGGTATATTGTGTGGCATTGCAGCTCTTATAATGATTTCCCGTTTTAATTCGGCTCGAGCGGGATACGGTAGCTCCTATCTCCTTGTAACAGTATTGGCTTCTGTCCTTGGAGGTATCAATCCAGATGGAGGTTTTGGGAAAGTTGCGGGGCTTGTGATAGCTCTCGTGGTTTTACAGGTTATATCCAGCGGATTAAATTTGTTGGGCATGAGTGCTCACTTAGCTATAGCTTTGTGGGGAGGAATCCTTATATTTGTTATCTCTTTAAGCGTTTTAAAAGATAAATTTTCAAAACCACAAGCTAAAGCGTAG
- a CDS encoding alanine/glycine:cation symporter family protein: protein MEVVKFANGILWGKLMTWLLLGTGIFYSIRLGFPQFHHFRHTFKVLFGSRRSEEGGITSFQALCTGLAAQVGTGNIAGVATALVSGGPGAVFWMWVTALVGMATIFAEAVLAQLFRVKNKDGTYRGGPAYYLEKGLGQRWMGVLFAISIIVAMPFVFNAVQCNSIVAGLRGAFFSNVKEGGNIELYLGIVVAGLTAVVIFGGLKRIAHVAEVVVPFMALFYILIALVVVIIHIQQLPAILVTIFKGAFGIKQVAGGILGHTVAQAFRYGMARGLFSNEAGMGSTPNAHATADVKHPARQGFVAMIGVFTDTIIICTATAALILISGQLGSGETGVELTQLSLKTALGSWGPAFIAIALTFFAWTSILGNYYYGESNLMYLFPQAQKGPLLFSYRIAVLGMIIFGAVSSVPLVWELADFFNGLMALLNLVGILLLSGVVVKVLNDYERQLQTQPDFEPLYKRTDM, encoded by the coding sequence ATGGAAGTAGTTAAATTTGCTAATGGAATTCTCTGGGGGAAGCTTATGACGTGGCTTCTTCTGGGAACTGGGATTTTTTATAGTATCCGGTTAGGATTTCCACAATTCCACCATTTTAGGCACACTTTTAAGGTATTGTTTGGGAGCAGGAGGTCAGAAGAGGGTGGTATTACGTCTTTTCAGGCTTTATGTACAGGACTAGCAGCCCAAGTAGGTACTGGCAACATAGCAGGTGTTGCAACAGCACTTGTTTCGGGAGGACCTGGCGCTGTTTTTTGGATGTGGGTAACCGCCCTTGTCGGGATGGCAACTATTTTTGCAGAGGCCGTTCTAGCCCAGTTGTTTAGGGTCAAAAATAAAGATGGCACATATCGTGGTGGTCCTGCTTATTACTTGGAAAAGGGGTTAGGACAACGGTGGATGGGAGTCCTTTTTGCGATAAGCATTATTGTCGCTATGCCTTTTGTTTTTAACGCCGTTCAGTGTAATTCTATTGTTGCCGGATTGCGAGGAGCTTTTTTCTCTAATGTAAAAGAAGGAGGAAACATTGAACTCTACTTGGGAATTGTCGTAGCTGGCCTCACTGCTGTTGTTATTTTCGGTGGACTAAAACGGATAGCTCACGTAGCGGAGGTCGTGGTTCCATTTATGGCTTTGTTCTATATTCTTATTGCCTTAGTAGTAGTTATTATCCATATACAGCAGTTACCCGCCATTTTAGTTACTATCTTCAAAGGCGCTTTTGGAATAAAACAAGTGGCAGGAGGTATACTCGGGCATACAGTGGCTCAAGCATTCCGCTACGGTATGGCTCGAGGGCTTTTCTCTAACGAGGCGGGGATGGGATCCACCCCCAATGCCCACGCTACAGCAGACGTAAAACATCCAGCTCGCCAAGGTTTTGTAGCCATGATAGGTGTCTTTACAGATACTATTATTATTTGCACTGCTACAGCTGCTCTTATCCTTATTTCTGGACAGCTCGGCAGTGGCGAAACTGGAGTGGAGTTGACGCAACTTTCTCTTAAAACAGCTTTAGGTTCTTGGGGGCCAGCTTTTATCGCTATTGCCCTTACTTTTTTTGCTTGGACATCTATTCTTGGAAATTACTATTACGGTGAAAGTAATTTAATGTACCTTTTCCCGCAAGCACAAAAGGGACCTTTGCTTTTTTCGTATCGAATCGCCGTTTTAGGTATGATTATTTTTGGAGCCGTAAGTTCTGTACCACTCGTATGGGAGTTGGCAGACTTTTTTAATGGATTAATGGCTTTATTGAATCTTGTTGGCATTCTTTTGCTCTCTGGAGTCGTAGTAAAAGTTCTTAATGATTACGAAAGGCAATTGCAAACACAACCTGATTTTGAGCCACTATATAAGAGAACGGATATGTAA
- a CDS encoding rhamnulokinase — protein sequence MTHLLAFDLGSSTGRALWGTYKDGQLSFEVIHSFPNGPIRLNGSWYWDILRIYDEMLVALRNAGQLAQGAPFTVGIDTWGVDCAFVDKTGQLMAPVHHYRDPRTEGLYSEIFQNVAREEIYSRTGIMFIQFNSLVQLFAEKKSRPWLLNQAEKLLFPPDLFTYFLTGQYFNEITIASTSQFLDPATRSWDRGLLECLEIPHHFLCPLISPGTIIGPLSPYVQAETGLGSEVTVVAVGGHDTASALSAAPTETSASAVISAGTWSLLGRELDSPERSSHSLNANFTNECSVGNKIFYHKILCGLWLIQECRRIWEEEGKELSYSEIHEAAEMAKPLQHIFYPDDPRFMNPLNMPDEIRGFFLDRGEDAPEGVAEMARSIYESLALNHAYVLQGIEKTLGTAIDVVHIVGGGSQAEFLCQFTANASGKTVVAGPIEATALGNMLAQLKAQGLISGLEEGRRIVRNSLNLKVYKPQNMSFWVEALNVFMERL from the coding sequence ATGACGCACCTTCTTGCTTTTGACCTCGGCAGTTCGACGGGAAGGGCTTTATGGGGAACTTACAAAGATGGCCAGCTCTCTTTTGAAGTGATCCATTCTTTTCCTAATGGCCCTATTCGACTCAACGGTTCTTGGTATTGGGATATCTTAAGAATATACGATGAAATGTTGGTAGCTCTAAGAAATGCGGGACAGTTAGCGCAAGGAGCCCCCTTTACTGTAGGTATAGATACTTGGGGCGTCGATTGTGCTTTTGTTGATAAAACAGGACAACTTATGGCGCCAGTACATCACTATCGAGATCCGAGGACAGAAGGGCTTTACAGTGAAATTTTTCAAAATGTTGCGCGGGAAGAAATTTATTCTCGTACAGGTATTATGTTCATTCAGTTCAACTCTCTTGTTCAGCTTTTTGCCGAAAAGAAAAGCCGACCTTGGCTTTTAAATCAGGCAGAAAAACTCTTATTCCCTCCAGATTTATTTACATATTTTCTTACAGGCCAATATTTTAACGAGATTACAATAGCGTCTACCTCTCAGTTTCTTGATCCAGCGACGCGGTCGTGGGATCGAGGACTTTTAGAGTGCCTAGAGATTCCTCACCATTTCTTGTGCCCTTTAATATCTCCAGGAACCATTATTGGGCCGCTATCTCCCTATGTACAAGCTGAAACCGGATTGGGCAGTGAGGTGACAGTGGTGGCAGTTGGCGGACATGATACGGCTTCAGCTCTTTCTGCTGCACCCACGGAAACGTCTGCTTCGGCTGTGATCAGTGCCGGGACCTGGTCGCTCTTAGGGCGAGAGCTTGATAGTCCAGAGCGAAGTTCTCATTCTTTAAATGCTAATTTTACCAATGAGTGTAGCGTGGGAAATAAGATTTTTTATCATAAAATTCTTTGCGGCTTGTGGCTTATTCAAGAGTGTCGTCGTATTTGGGAGGAGGAAGGGAAGGAGCTTTCCTATAGTGAAATCCATGAAGCAGCGGAGATGGCGAAGCCGTTACAGCATATTTTTTATCCTGACGACCCCCGCTTTATGAATCCACTTAATATGCCAGATGAAATTAGGGGGTTCTTTCTAGATAGGGGAGAGGATGCTCCAGAGGGCGTGGCCGAAATGGCGCGTTCCATATATGAAAGTCTTGCTTTAAACCACGCTTATGTGCTCCAAGGCATAGAAAAAACGTTAGGGACAGCTATAGACGTAGTGCATATTGTGGGGGGAGGGTCTCAGGCAGAATTCCTTTGCCAATTTACGGCGAATGCTTCCGGTAAAACTGTTGTAGCTGGACCAATAGAAGCGACTGCGCTGGGAAATATGCTAGCTCAGCTGAAGGCACAAGGGCTTATATCTGGTCTGGAAGAGGGACGGCGTATAGTCCGAAATTCTTTGAATCTAAAAGTTTATAAACCTCAAAACATGTCTTTTTGGGTAGAAGCTTTGAATGTTTTTATGGAAAGGCTGTGA
- a CDS encoding sugar ABC transporter ATP-binding protein: MELEKFLELKNIRKNFGGVQALKGVDFDLYKGEIHCLVGGNGSGKSTLIKIISGVYQAEEGAEIHINGEILSHLTPLESINKGIQVIYQDLSLFPNLSVAENIGIGQYLEKGRMFVDRKNLIQRSEAAMNKIGISLPLEKTVGELSIADRQLVAICRAIANEARLVIMDEPTASLTRNEVDALFRVVRDLQSRKITILFVSHRLDEIMEIAQRVTVLRDGEKVGVYEASELDDHKLAFLMTGQQFKYEVNCSPYNKEEVILEVENLCKEKNYKDISFSLHEGEILGITGLLGSGRTELALSLFGANPPDSGEIRLDGRPVSLSNKRDAIAAGIGYVSEDRLSLGLILDQPADNNMILTIMDQILGKGNLIDREKKASCFKKWVNELNIKVSTPDIAVKTLSGGNQQKVVLSKWLATSPRILILDSPTVGVDIAAKNGLYQVVKDLALQGMGIIIISDEVPEVLYNCHRVLVMRKGHIVGECFPAQITEKELTQKINEY, from the coding sequence ATGGAGCTAGAAAAATTCCTTGAGCTGAAAAATATTCGTAAAAATTTTGGCGGAGTTCAGGCCTTAAAAGGTGTGGATTTCGATTTATATAAGGGGGAGATCCATTGCCTTGTGGGAGGGAATGGGTCAGGTAAGAGCACTCTTATTAAAATTATATCTGGGGTATATCAGGCGGAAGAAGGAGCGGAAATTCATATTAATGGGGAGATTCTTTCCCATTTAACTCCTTTGGAGTCTATAAATAAGGGGATCCAGGTTATTTATCAAGACCTGTCTCTTTTTCCTAATTTATCTGTAGCGGAGAATATTGGTATTGGCCAATATTTAGAGAAAGGCCGCATGTTTGTAGACCGGAAGAATTTGATACAGCGTTCTGAAGCGGCGATGAATAAAATAGGAATCTCTCTTCCATTAGAGAAAACGGTAGGAGAGCTCTCCATAGCAGATCGACAGTTAGTGGCTATTTGTCGGGCTATAGCCAATGAGGCGAGGCTTGTCATTATGGATGAACCGACAGCTTCCCTTACGCGGAATGAAGTTGATGCTCTCTTTCGGGTAGTTCGGGATCTTCAATCTCGAAAAATCACGATATTATTTGTAAGCCACCGGCTCGACGAAATTATGGAGATAGCCCAACGAGTGACAGTTCTTCGAGATGGAGAGAAAGTCGGGGTCTATGAAGCCTCAGAATTAGATGATCATAAACTGGCGTTTTTAATGACAGGTCAGCAGTTTAAATATGAGGTGAATTGCTCTCCATATAATAAGGAAGAGGTTATTTTAGAGGTAGAAAACCTCTGCAAGGAAAAGAACTATAAAGATATCTCTTTTTCTCTTCATGAAGGGGAGATTCTGGGGATTACAGGTCTTTTAGGATCCGGGCGCACCGAATTGGCTCTCTCGCTTTTTGGGGCTAATCCTCCAGATAGCGGAGAGATTCGTCTTGATGGGAGGCCGGTTTCTCTATCTAATAAAAGAGATGCTATTGCAGCTGGCATAGGGTATGTGTCGGAAGATAGGCTTTCTTTGGGGCTTATTCTTGATCAGCCGGCAGATAATAATATGATTTTAACGATTATGGATCAGATTCTCGGGAAGGGAAATCTCATTGACCGGGAGAAAAAAGCATCGTGTTTTAAAAAATGGGTTAACGAATTGAATATTAAGGTCTCGACTCCTGACATAGCTGTGAAAACCTTGTCTGGCGGCAACCAGCAGAAGGTAGTTTTATCAAAGTGGCTGGCTACGTCTCCCAGAATTCTAATTCTTGACTCTCCTACCGTAGGTGTGGATATAGCTGCTAAGAATGGGTTGTATCAGGTTGTGAAAGATTTAGCCTTGCAGGGAATGGGGATCATTATAATATCAGATGAAGTTCCGGAGGTTCTTTATAATTGCCATCGTGTTTTGGTCATGAGAAAAGGACATATTGTTGGAGAATGCTTTCCCGCTCAAATTACAGAAAAGGAGTTGACCCAGAAGATCAATGAATACTAA
- a CDS encoding cold-shock protein — protein sequence MLTQGTVKWFNGSKGYGFITGEDGKDYFVHFSAIQVDGFKTLDEGQKVSFDVESGQKGPQASNVRPL from the coding sequence ATTTTGACACAAGGAACAGTAAAATGGTTTAACGGCAGCAAGGGCTATGGTTTTATCACCGGCGAAGATGGGAAAGATTATTTTGTCCATTTTAGTGCTATTCAGGTTGATGGCTTTAAGACTCTTGACGAAGGGCAGAAGGTTTCTTTCGATGTTGAGTCTGGTCAGAAAGGTCCACAGGCTAGCAACGTTAGACCTCTGTAG
- a CDS encoding autoinducer 2 ABC transporter substrate-binding protein, protein MKRVTRIMALALALALVFTGCALAKEHEIAVVVKINGIPWFNRLEEGVKKADAEFDDVKAYQQGPSDADPAQQVKIIEDLIAKGVDAICVVPNDAKALEPVFEKARSKGIIVLTHESDKQKGADYDIELIDSKKFGEENFETLAQAMGGKGEFALFVGGLTVPLHNYWANVGLEYVKAKYPEMKLVTDRIPCGESVEESFKKTMELTKTYPNLKGIVGFGSLGPIGAAQALKKKDMKGQIAVVGTVIPSHAAPYLKEGYITHGYLWDPADAGYAMVAVAREILQGKTITDGMEIKDLGAIQLFEDPETKGKVLKFDKILDITAENAESLGF, encoded by the coding sequence ATGAAAAGAGTAACACGAATCATGGCTTTAGCCTTAGCCCTAGCTCTAGTATTTACAGGCTGTGCTTTGGCTAAAGAGCACGAAATCGCAGTAGTGGTTAAAATTAATGGAATTCCTTGGTTCAACCGCTTGGAAGAAGGCGTGAAAAAAGCTGACGCAGAGTTTGATGATGTAAAGGCCTATCAGCAGGGACCTTCCGATGCAGATCCGGCACAGCAGGTAAAAATTATAGAAGACCTTATCGCCAAGGGTGTAGACGCTATTTGTGTGGTGCCCAATGATGCGAAGGCTCTTGAACCTGTCTTCGAGAAAGCCAGATCCAAAGGCATCATTGTTTTAACTCACGAGTCGGACAAACAGAAGGGTGCCGACTATGATATCGAGCTTATCGACAGCAAAAAGTTCGGAGAAGAAAACTTCGAGACTCTTGCCCAGGCTATGGGAGGCAAAGGAGAATTTGCTCTTTTTGTAGGTGGCTTGACTGTGCCTCTTCACAACTATTGGGCTAATGTAGGTCTTGAATATGTAAAAGCTAAATATCCGGAAATGAAACTCGTTACCGATCGTATCCCTTGTGGAGAGAGCGTTGAGGAATCTTTCAAAAAGACCATGGAGCTTACAAAAACCTATCCGAACCTGAAGGGTATCGTTGGTTTTGGAAGCCTTGGCCCCATCGGCGCCGCCCAGGCTCTTAAAAAGAAAGATATGAAAGGCCAGATTGCTGTGGTTGGAACAGTTATTCCGAGCCATGCTGCTCCATATCTTAAGGAAGGATATATTACCCACGGCTACCTTTGGGATCCAGCAGATGCAGGATATGCTATGGTGGCAGTAGCTCGAGAAATTCTTCAGGGTAAGACCATTACCGATGGCATGGAAATAAAAGATCTTGGAGCTATCCAGCTTTTTGAAGATCCAGAGACGAAGGGCAAAGTACTTAAGTTCGATAAAATTCTCGATATTACGGCAGAGAACGCCGAATCTCTCGGTTTTTAG
- a CDS encoding ABC transporter permease: MLFLMGAFLSVATEDFFSLENLFDLLVSYSFVGIMATGLLVVLISGGIDISFTATATVAQYVVAMYIIKHGGSWFTAFAMAGAIGITLGAINGLLVHYLKVSAIIITISTLNIFYGLLIFITKGKWLYDFPEWFVNGWELFRFQSSSGNIYSLSMPIVALIVAFAVTAFLLNKTVLGRGIYAMGGHQEAAKRMGFNILGIHVFVYCYMGLVAAWAAIIQAQVVQTVAPNSIVGRELEVLAAVVLGGANLAGGAGSLLGTFLGVALIAVLSNGLTLLGVSSYWHQIVIGFVILISVSVTAWNSKNKERKGADIDVEA; encoded by the coding sequence GTGTTGTTTCTTATGGGGGCATTCCTTTCTGTAGCTACTGAAGATTTCTTTTCTCTCGAGAATCTGTTTGATTTGCTCGTGAGCTATTCTTTTGTAGGCATTATGGCTACCGGTCTGCTTGTTGTCCTTATATCGGGTGGTATCGATATTTCTTTTACGGCGACAGCTACAGTGGCCCAATATGTGGTGGCTATGTATATTATCAAACATGGTGGAAGCTGGTTTACTGCTTTTGCCATGGCTGGAGCCATTGGTATAACTTTGGGAGCGATTAACGGTCTGCTTGTTCACTATTTAAAGGTTTCGGCCATTATTATCACTATTTCTACCCTTAATATTTTTTATGGATTGCTTATTTTTATTACTAAGGGTAAATGGCTGTATGATTTTCCTGAGTGGTTTGTGAATGGGTGGGAACTCTTCAGATTTCAAAGTAGTTCGGGGAATATTTATAGCCTTTCCATGCCAATAGTGGCTCTTATAGTAGCCTTTGCCGTTACTGCATTTCTATTAAATAAAACTGTTTTAGGACGTGGAATTTACGCTATGGGCGGTCATCAGGAGGCTGCCAAACGCATGGGGTTCAATATATTAGGTATCCATGTTTTTGTTTATTGTTATATGGGTTTGGTAGCGGCCTGGGCTGCTATTATCCAGGCTCAGGTAGTTCAAACAGTAGCACCGAACTCTATTGTGGGGCGAGAGCTGGAAGTTCTGGCAGCTGTTGTTCTGGGGGGAGCTAATTTAGCAGGTGGTGCAGGGTCTTTGCTAGGGACCTTTCTGGGTGTAGCTTTAATTGCGGTGCTTTCCAATGGATTGACGCTCCTGGGGGTTTCATCCTATTGGCATCAAATTGTCATCGGTTTTGTGATTCTAATCAGTGTTAGTGTTACCGCTTGGAACAGCAAAAACAAGGAGCGGAAGGGAGCGGATATTGATGTGGAAGCGTGA
- a CDS encoding L-fuculose-phosphate aldolase: MRLRSEREAIVEYCQKMVTSRLTTGTGGNISIFDRVRGEVAITPTGIDYFEMEPEDVLVMDIEGNIIEGVKKPSSETAMHLALYHKRSDVCAVVHTHSVFATTIACLRWELPAVHYLIGFSGNKVPLASYATYGTPELAHNVAESIGQYNAVLMANHGLLAVGATLPGAFGTAEEIELVSEIYYRTKCIGEPVILPDEEMAEVVRKFAGYGQQ; this comes from the coding sequence ATGCGACTTCGTTCTGAACGAGAAGCGATAGTGGAATATTGTCAAAAAATGGTTACTTCTAGGTTGACAACAGGAACAGGAGGCAATATTAGTATTTTTGATAGAGTCCGTGGAGAAGTAGCCATTACCCCGACCGGGATCGATTACTTCGAGATGGAACCAGAAGATGTTTTGGTGATGGATATTGAAGGGAATATTATAGAGGGTGTAAAAAAACCTTCCAGTGAAACTGCTATGCATCTAGCTTTATATCATAAAAGGAGCGATGTTTGTGCCGTTGTGCATACCCACTCTGTTTTTGCTACAACTATCGCTTGTTTAAGATGGGAACTTCCTGCTGTTCATTATCTCATTGGATTTTCAGGAAATAAAGTTCCTTTAGCGTCTTATGCCACCTATGGAACTCCAGAACTTGCTCATAACGTGGCAGAGTCCATAGGACAATATAATGCGGTTCTTATGGCCAATCACGGATTGCTTGCAGTAGGTGCGACTCTTCCCGGAGCTTTTGGTACTGCAGAGGAGATAGAGTTGGTGTCTGAGATTTATTATCGAACGAAGTGTATTGGAGAGCCAGTGATTCTTCCAGATGAGGAAATGGCTGAGGTCGTTCGCAAGTTTGCAGGGTATGGACAACAATAG
- a CDS encoding metallophosphoesterase — MSIYVTGDKHGTVEIDELLPFYYTVGKYLTPEDHLVIMGDFGLLFDPCLTEREQKWLTWLSSMPWNTLFIDGNHENFTRLDHLPEIERFGNSVGVVSDNIFHLKRGYIYTIEGFRCFCFGGALSLDKNMRRPGISWWEREIPSEEEMARGWQSLDQVQWKVDYVFTHMAPNLVLIELCHKKYIGAKLKLAHVPRDPVAIYLNTIVSRLSFRRWYFGHLHVQTPPFCIDVVPRKCFQALYRFVVPIEEGLTSSGSLPLKEPQEKSLTQILLQSQSLLDVIDNHGDLLNAWLKYGKTLDGRDVMSFQRLIRRATPQNMEIAIENAQKKGYYYLLIALKMEYKEMTC, encoded by the coding sequence ATGTCTATTTATGTAACAGGCGATAAACATGGAACAGTGGAGATAGATGAACTATTGCCTTTTTATTATACAGTGGGGAAATATCTCACCCCAGAAGATCACCTTGTAATTATGGGTGATTTTGGCCTTTTATTCGATCCTTGCCTTACGGAACGAGAACAAAAGTGGCTTACCTGGCTTTCTTCCATGCCATGGAATACCTTATTTATTGATGGAAATCACGAAAACTTTACACGTCTTGATCATCTTCCAGAAATAGAACGCTTTGGAAATTCCGTTGGAGTTGTATCTGACAATATATTCCATCTAAAACGAGGATATATATACACTATAGAGGGATTTCGCTGTTTTTGCTTCGGAGGGGCTTTAAGTCTCGATAAAAATATGCGGAGACCTGGTATTTCATGGTGGGAACGAGAAATTCCCTCAGAGGAAGAGATGGCGAGGGGGTGGCAGTCTTTAGATCAGGTTCAATGGAAAGTTGATTATGTTTTTACCCATATGGCCCCAAATCTAGTATTAATAGAGCTTTGCCATAAGAAATATATCGGCGCAAAGCTGAAACTTGCTCATGTGCCCAGGGATCCTGTAGCTATTTATCTCAATACAATTGTTTCTCGTCTCTCTTTTCGGAGGTGGTACTTTGGCCACTTGCATGTCCAAACTCCACCTTTTTGTATAGATGTTGTTCCTCGGAAGTGTTTCCAAGCCTTATATCGCTTCGTAGTGCCTATTGAGGAAGGGCTTACTTCTTCTGGCAGTTTGCCTCTTAAAGAACCTCAAGAAAAAAGCCTTACCCAGATTTTACTTCAGTCTCAATCTCTTCTTGACGTTATAGATAACCACGGAGACCTGCTGAATGCATGGCTGAAGTATGGGAAAACTCTTGATGGCAGGGATGTCATGTCTTTCCAAAGGCTAATTCGTCGGGCAACCCCGCAAAATATGGAAATAGCCATAGAAAATGCTCAGAAAAAAGGATATTATTACCTTCTAATAGCTCTAAAAATGGAATATAAAGAAATGACATGTTAA